A region of bacterium DNA encodes the following proteins:
- a CDS encoding ABC transporter ATP-binding protein, translated as MAKVVLKNVCKNFESPEGLKKVVKNISFTCEDKEFVILVGPSGCGKSTTLRMIAGLEDVSAGEIHIGGQMVNEVVSHDRDIAMVFQNYALYPHMNVFSNMAFGLRLQHLPKKEIEKRVMEAAEILRITEHLTKLPKGLSGGERQRVAVGRAIVRKPKVFLFDEPLSNLDAEMRESMRADIRQLHSILKATMIYVTHDQIEAMTMADRIVVLKKGEVHQFDKPLNLYKKPCNKFVAGFIGNQRMNFIPGELIKKGKDIYFFNEHLTLKTHTTHAKTLSKRIGQKTTMGIRPENIYDKIYAANASAGNTLKAKIKVMLPTGEYAILHLQAGEQTIITKVNTYDKLSENKQIDIVLDMGKAHYFEPRPDKVDPEKNQTGLEKVIC; from the coding sequence ATGGCAAAAGTAGTATTGAAAAATGTGTGCAAAAATTTCGAATCCCCGGAAGGTTTAAAAAAAGTTGTTAAAAACATCAGTTTCACGTGCGAGGATAAGGAGTTTGTTATTTTGGTCGGTCCTTCGGGATGCGGCAAATCCACCACCTTGCGCATGATTGCCGGCCTCGAAGACGTCTCGGCAGGTGAAATCCATATCGGCGGCCAGATGGTCAATGAGGTTGTTTCCCATGACCGGGATATCGCCATGGTTTTCCAAAATTATGCGCTTTATCCGCATATGAATGTTTTTAGCAACATGGCCTTCGGATTACGGCTGCAGCATCTGCCTAAAAAAGAAATTGAAAAACGGGTGATGGAAGCTGCTGAGATCCTGAGAATCACCGAACATCTCACCAAACTCCCCAAGGGTCTTTCCGGCGGCGAGCGTCAACGTGTTGCGGTTGGACGCGCCATTGTCCGTAAACCCAAAGTATTTTTATTTGACGAACCGCTCTCCAACCTGGATGCGGAGATGCGCGAAAGCATGCGGGCTGACATCCGCCAGCTGCATTCCATTCTCAAAGCCACCATGATCTATGTAACCCATGACCAAATCGAGGCCATGACCATGGCTGATCGGATTGTCGTATTGAAAAAGGGCGAGGTTCACCAATTTGACAAACCGCTTAACCTGTATAAAAAACCCTGTAATAAATTTGTGGCCGGTTTCATCGGCAACCAACGCATGAATTTCATTCCCGGTGAGCTAATAAAAAAAGGCAAAGACATTTACTTCTTCAACGAGCACCTCACACTCAAGACCCATACGACACATGCCAAAACACTTTCCAAACGTATTGGCCAAAAAACCACAATGGGTATCCGGCCGGAAAACATTTATGACAAAATTTACGCCGCCAATGCATCCGCCGGTAATACTTTAAAAGCCAAAATCAAAGTCATGTTGCCCACCGGCGAGTATGCCATTTTACACCTTCAGGCGGGTGAGCAAACCATCATCACCAAAGTAAATACCTATGACAAACTTTCAGAAAACAAACAAATTGATATTGTACTGGATATGGGCAAGGCGCATTATTTCGAACCCCGGCCTGACAAGGTGGATCCCGAAAAAAACCAGACCGGCTTGGAAAAAGTCATTTGTTGA